The proteins below are encoded in one region of Oncorhynchus gorbuscha isolate QuinsamMale2020 ecotype Even-year linkage group LG01, OgorEven_v1.0, whole genome shotgun sequence:
- the ankar gene encoding ankyrin and armadillo repeat-containing protein isoform X2, which produces MDVMARSLTSSASSRLQHSSVEEEKDDTAYLAALTAQRNANAFFEKYDKGEVQELLSLTSCNWFLGGDDFTQPVEMPPGIIKQMRNFTNSNCIILAPVDVRVPLDYKVVHQIVRELTVGIYCFNQVPCISLEPNFDQSTSCQLSPAYYDTKVGQILVNVDYAIKALWHGANIPRENRIRFSELWRSSMGVDSNGVPQTKKDVFAEFLTAGLQDISEDPCYQGIYNMEVNVDPTYDPNSAEEERLFSQHQESILLKLTSYLSSVRQHGNLFVFEGAHSLASVVRLTEERLELATYQRLQQRLGLQAGLVRGCLERKAEVCRDLAYLRLLTFLVPFLVGLKKRMKIPDLAQMLPAYSDDKLKTERELPPLLLGPAFACKHFPYKSDEYFHLHGGIEIDIGTPQLEEVSEETKETFAALQSLAVDHLRDLLSQDTTYKEHFPVPVHKVNGNNYHVISIEVGSFYPQPNVVPWWEALNTAIKTLRGKRLPLSDVQLHEQFKKTFGYKKAINCKSVPFGLRAAAERGLSAVFYSLCRRNSPSHLGVLDEQGYSLLHHAAKHNHTHIICQLATTGVNLNQKSSGRFSRTVKSGGGGGTPKEGAGSTPMHLAAQCGSLEAISCLLALQADHRLVDRRGWMAVHFAAYYGQVACIQALCRKDPELVEMQTTAEYRSCPLLLTATSGSVEALDYMLSAGANWRRRDSKGNDVVQLAALYFHPKVLRHLISLGLPDLPVWKILVEMLHSEDHRRLEMAIRCLEALCVTAKSFWRDIMDAGGIPALLELMRSTRPALQRMAAAVVCHISERTPVCEALVRYGAVPVLVNLLGSQQAELHSRCALILADLAGHSDQYQSLIAQQGGVAPLVRLLGSDLHDVLVNTVRCIKALCVRSPGNQTAMALAGGIPQLVELLTVRSEVLQEEVCAALAELAKGHRENQDTICGVGAVAPLVLILRGRKIAAQVTAARALEAIADHNPAIQARFLKKSAAKHLLRLLKVFQVEAREQGAVSLWALAGHTLKQQRLMAEHIGYHFILELILSSSDRMQYVGCQAVIALSRDSRSHQDGLCKENGVPPLVRLLRGSRTTESTLLSVIRSLGILCIGGAHTNNPNSQRVIAEEQAIPTLLELVKHQESLQVKVQVAQTLACVLLGNQDLQTTFWEKEEFTYETVLELLRVPDQDICLEAGYALSLFAYNNTTQQAAILQNGGIPIAMYEPFLNSRNEMERAKAAFQIVVLAKVITDTDQVTLSARGVTVLVDLLQSTNPNTVVLTAQLLASLAHTRAGIPDAIVTMGAVGHLCAHLYSEEEEVRTASSSALGYLTFNRHAHRLLLVECRNTPSMYNLLTQHLIEDAKISHIFTAEFERQKIVGLPSLSLEINGGPPVPQRNKKGLSKKTSRAPGLSVSAGHFGRTSSAPVLQLQPQRSRTANPKVRLQGEGPTHSSQPTLESLRLDKDSQWPRQKQ; this is translated from the exons ATGGACGTAATGGCGCGCTCACTGACATCCAGTGCTTCGTCCAGATTACAACATTCTTCTGTTGAAGAGGAGAAGGATGACACGGCCTACCTTGCTGCATTGACAGCTCAAAGAAATGCCAACGCTTTCTTTGAGAAGTACGACAAGGGTGAAGTTCAGGAGTTGCTGAGCCTGACCTCTTGTAACTGGTTTCTGGGTGGTGATGACTTCACTCAGCCAGTTGAAATGCCGCCGGGCATAATCAAACAAATGAGGAACTTCACTAACTCAAACTGTATCATTCTCGCACCTGTGGATGTGCGAGTCCCTCTTGATTACAAGGTGGTCCATCAAATAGTCAGAGAGCTCACAGTTGGCATCTATTGTTTCAACCAAGTGCCATGTATAAGTCTTGAGCCCAACTTTGACCAGAGCACCTCGTGCCAACTGTCTCCAGCATATTATGATACGAAAGTAGGACAAATTTTGGTTAATGTTGACTACGCCATCAAGGCTCTTTGGCATGGAGCCAATATTCCTAGAGAAAATCGCATTCGCTTCTCTGAACTCTGGAGAAGCAGCATGGGTGTCGACTCAAATGGAGTGCCCCAGACAAAGAAAGATGTGTTTGCAGAGTTTCTCACTGCAG GTCTTCAGGACATCTCAGAGGATCCCTGTTACCAGGGCATATACAACATGGAAGTCAATGTGGATCCTACCTACGACCCCAACAgtgcagaggaggagaggctttTTTCCCAACACCAGGAGAGCATCCTGCTTAAGCTGACATCCTACCTGTCCTCTGTCCGACAGCACGGCAACCTGTTTGTGTTCGAGGGCGCCCACAGTCTGGCCAGTGTGGTGAGGCTGACTGAGGAAAGGCTGGAGCTGGCCACCTATCAGAGGCTGCAGCAGAGGCTGGGTCTACAAGCAGGCCTGGTTAGGGGCTGCTTGGAGAGGAAGGCAGAGGTGTGCAGAGACCTGGCTTACCTGCGCCTCCTCACTTTCCTGGTGCCCTTCCTGGTAGGGCTAAAGAAGAGGATGAAGATCCCAGACCTGGCGCAGATGCTTCCGGCTTACTCAG ATGATAAActgaagacagagagggaattACCACCATTGCTCCTTGGACCTGCGTTCGCCTGTAAACACTTTCCGTACAAGTCTGATGAGTATTTTCACCTTCACGGTGGGATTGAAATTGACATCGGAACCCCTCAGCTAGAGGAAGTCTCTGAGGAAACAAAG GAAACCTTTGCTGCACTGCAGAGTCTTGCAGTGGATCACCTAAGAGATCTGCTAAGTCAGGACACCACCTACAAAGAGCACTTCCCCGTACCAGTCCACAAGGTCAACGGCAATAA CTATCATGTGATCTCCATTGAGGTGGGCTCATTCTACCCTCAGCCTAACGTGGTTCCATGGTGGGAGGCCCTCAACACTGCCATCAAAACCCTGAGAGGGAAGAGATTGCCTCTCTCTGACGTCCAGCTGCATGAGCAGTTCAAGAAGACATTTGGCTACAAAAAGGCCATCAATTGCAAG AGTGTGCCATTTGGCCTGCGTGCTGCGGCAGAGCGTGGCCTATCCGCTGTGTTTTACTCGCTGTGCCGTCGGAACTCTCCATCTCACCTGGGAGTCCTGGACGAGCAGGGCTACTCCCTGCTGCACCACGCCGccaaacacaaccacactcaCATCATCTGCCAGCTGGCCACCACCGGGGTCAACCTCAACCAGAAAAGCAGTGGCAGGTTCAGCCGCACAG TGAAATCTGGAGGTGGCGGTGGGACCCCAAAAGAAGGAGCTG GTTCCACTCCCATGCACCTGGCTGCTCAGTGTGGTTCCCTGGAGGCCATCAGCTGTCTGCTGGCTCTGCAGGCCGACCACCGGCTAGTGGACCGCAGGGGCTGGATGGCTGTGCACTTTGCTGCCTACTACGGCCAGGTGGCCTGCATACAGGCCCTTTGCAGGAAAGACCCAGAGCTGGTGGAGATGCAAACCACTGCCGA GTACCGCAGCTGCCCGTTGCTCCTGACGGCCACATCTGGCTCCGTGGAGGCCCTGGACTACATGCTGTCCGCGGGAGCCaactggaggaggagggacagcAAGGGCAACGACGTCGTGCAGCTGGCCGCCCTCTACTTCCACCCCAAAGTCCTCAGGCACCTCATCTCGCTGGGCCTGCCGGACCTGCCTGTCTGGAAGATCCTCGTGG AGATGCTGCACAGCGAGGACCACCGCAGGCTGGAGATGGCCATCCGCTGCCTGGAAGCTCTGTGTGTCACGGCCAAGTCCTTCTGGAGGGATATCATGGATGCAG GAGGGATCCCGGCCCTGTTGGAGCTAATGCGCAGCACGAGACCAGCGCTACAACGTATGGCTGCCGCCGTGGTGTGTCACATCTCGGAGAGGACACCCGTGTGTGAGGCCCTGGTGCGCTATGGTGCCGTGCCGGTTCTGGTCAATCTGCTGGGCAGCCAGCAGGCCGAGCTCCACTCCCGCTGTGCCCTCATACTGGCAGACCTGGCAGGGCACAGTGACCAGTACCAGTCCCTCATAGCCCAGCAG GGTGGAGTGGCCCCGTTGGTGAGGCTCCTGGGCTCGGACCTACATGATGTGCTGGTGAACACTGTGCGGTGCATCAAGGCGCTGTGTGTCCGTAGCCCCGGCAATCAGACGGCCATGGCTTTGGCTGGGGGGATTCCACAACTTGTGGAGCTCTTGACTGTCAGATCAG AAGTGTTGCAAGAGGAGGTGTGTGCGGCTCTGGCTGAGCTGGCTAAGGGACACCGGGAGAACCAGGACACCATCTGTGGAGTGGGCGCCGTGGCCCCGTTGGTGCTCATACTGCGGGGGAGGAAGATAGCCGCGCAGGTGACAGCAGCCAGAGCCCTGGAGGCCATCGCTGATCACAACCCTGCCATTCAGGCCCGCTTTCTGAAGAAGTCGGCCGCCAAGCACCTCCTACGACTCTTAAAG GTGTTCCAGGTGGAGGCGAGGGAGCAGGGGGCCGtctctctatgggccctggcagGACACACTCTGAAGCAACAGAGACTCATGGCAGAGCACATCGGCTACCACTTCATCCTCGagctcatcctctcctcctccgacAGGATGCAATATGTCG GCTGCCAGGCAGTTATAGCACTGAGCAGGGACAGTCGGAGCCACCAGGACGGGCTGTGTAAAGAAAATGGGGTGCCCCCGCTGGTTCGTCTACTACGGGGGTCCCGGACCACAGAGAGTACCCTCCTCAGCGTTATACGATCCCTGGGCATCCTGTGTATTG GAGGGGCACACACCAATAACCCAAACAGCCAGAGGGTCATAGCTGAGGAGCAAGCCATTCCAACTCTGTTAGAACTTGTGAAGCACCAAGAATCACTGCAGGTCAAG GTCCAAGTGGCTCAAACGCTGGCCTGTGTGCTTCTGGGAAACCAGGACCTACAAACAACCTTCTGGGAAAAAGAGGAGTTTACCTACGAAACAGTTCTAGAGTTGCTGCGAGTGCCAGATCAG GACATCTGCCTGGAGGCTGGTTATGCCCTGTCTCTGTTTGCCTACAACAACACCACCCAGCAGGCAGCCATCCTGCAGAATGGTGGCATTCCCATAGCCATGTACGAGCCCTTCTTGAACTCCAGGAATGAGATGGAGAGGGCCAAAGCTGCTTTTCAG ATAGTTGTGCTGGCCAAAGTGAtcacagacacagaccaggtgACTCTGTCTGCCAGAGGGGTGACTGTCCTTGTAGACCTTCTGCAGTCCACTAATCCCAACACTGTGGTCCTGACAG CTCAGTTGCTAGCCAGTCTGGCTCACACCCGGGCAGGTATTCCTGATGCTATTGTCACCATGGGAGCTGTTGGTCACCTATGTGCTCACCTGTAttctgaggaggaagag GTGCGAACGGCATCTTCAAGTGCCCTCGGCTACCTCACCTTTAACCGTCACGCACATCGCCTCTTGTTGGTGGAATGTCGAAACACTCCATCTATGTACAACCTTTTGACCCAGCATCTCATCGAGGATGCCAAGATCTCACACATTTTTACTGCGGAGTTCGAAAGGCAGAAAATAGTGGGGCTGCCATCACTAAG TTTGGAGATAAATGGTGGCCCACCTGTTCCTCAGCGCAACAAAAAAG GTTTATCCAAAAAGACAAGCCGCGCTCCTGGCCTGTCAGTGTCTGCAGGCCACTTTGGGAGGACCAGCTCGGCTCCAGTTCTCCAGCTTCAACCCCAGAGGAGCAGGACAGCCAACCCCAAGGTTAGGCTGCAGGGAGAGGGGCCAACCCATAGCTCCCAGCCCACCCTGGAGTCACTGAGGCTGGATAAGGACAGCCAGTGGCCCCGGCAAAAGCAGTGA
- the ankar gene encoding ankyrin and armadillo repeat-containing protein isoform X4, whose protein sequence is MDVMARSLTSSASSRLQHSSVEEEKDDTAYLAALTAQRNANAFFEKYDKGEVQELLSLTSCNWFLGGDDFTQPVEMPPGIIKQMRNFTNSNCIILAPVDVRVPLDYKVVHQIVRELTVGIYCFNQVPCISLEPNFDQSTSCQLSPAYYDTKVGQILVNVDYAIKALWHGANIPRENRIRFSELWRSSMGVDSNGVPQTKKDVFAEFLTAGLQDISEDPCYQGIYNMEVNVDPTYDPNSAEEERLFSQHQESILLKLTSYLSSVRQHGNLFVFEGAHSLASVVRLTEERLELATYQRLQQRLGLQAGLVRGCLERKAEVCRDLAYLRLLTFLVPFLVGLKKRMKIPDLAQMLPAYSDDKLKTERELPPLLLGPAFACKHFPYKSDEYFHLHGGIEIDIGTPQLEEVSEETKETFAALQSLAVDHLRDLLSQDTTYKEHFPVPVHKVNGNNYHVISIEVGSFYPQPNVVPWWEALNTAIKTLRGKRLPLSDVQLHEQFKKTFGYKKAINCKSVPFGLRAAAERGLSAVFYSLCRRNSPSHLGVLDEQGYSLLHHAAKHNHTHIICQLATTGVNLNQKSSGRFSRTVKSGGGGGTPKEGAGSTPMHLAAQCGSLEAISCLLALQADHRLVDRRGWMAVHFAAYYGQVACIQALCRKDPELVEMQTTAEYRSCPLLLTATSGSVEALDYMLSAGANWRRRDSKGNDVVQLAALYFHPKVLRHLISLGLPDLPVWKILVEMLHSEDHRRLEMAIRCLEALCVTAKSFWRDIMDAGGIPALLELMRSTRPALQRMAAAVVCHISERTPVCEALVRYGAVPVLVNLLGSQQAELHSRCALILADLAGHSDQYQSLIAQQGGVAPLVRLLGSDLHDVLVNTVRCIKALCVRSPGNQTAMALAGGIPQLVELLTVRSVLQEEVCAALAELAKGHRENQDTICGVGAVAPLVLILRGRKIAAQVTAARALEAIADHNPAIQARFLKKSAAKHLLRLLKVFQVEAREQGAVSLWALAGHTLKQQRLMAEHIGYHFILELILSSSDRMQYVGCQAVIALSRDSRSHQDGLCKENGVPPLVRLLRGSRTTESTLLSVIRSLGILCIGGAHTNNPNSQRVIAEEQAIPTLLELVKHQESLQVKVQVAQTLACVLLGNQDLQTTFWEKEEFTYETVLELLRVPDQQDICLEAGYALSLFAYNNTTQQAAILQNGGIPIAMYEPFLNSRNEMERAKAAFQIVVLAKVITDTDQVTLSARGVTVLVDLLQSTNPNTVVLTAQLLASLAHTRAGIPDAIVTMGAVGHLCAHLYSEEEEVRTASSSALGYLTFNRHAHRLLLVECRNTPSMYNLLTQHLIEDAKISHIFTAEFERQKIVGLPSLSLEINGGPPVPQRNKKGLSKKTSRAPGLSVSAGHFGRTSSAPVLQLQPQRSRTANPKVRLQGEGPTHSSQPTLESLRLDKDSQWPRQKQ, encoded by the exons ATGGACGTAATGGCGCGCTCACTGACATCCAGTGCTTCGTCCAGATTACAACATTCTTCTGTTGAAGAGGAGAAGGATGACACGGCCTACCTTGCTGCATTGACAGCTCAAAGAAATGCCAACGCTTTCTTTGAGAAGTACGACAAGGGTGAAGTTCAGGAGTTGCTGAGCCTGACCTCTTGTAACTGGTTTCTGGGTGGTGATGACTTCACTCAGCCAGTTGAAATGCCGCCGGGCATAATCAAACAAATGAGGAACTTCACTAACTCAAACTGTATCATTCTCGCACCTGTGGATGTGCGAGTCCCTCTTGATTACAAGGTGGTCCATCAAATAGTCAGAGAGCTCACAGTTGGCATCTATTGTTTCAACCAAGTGCCATGTATAAGTCTTGAGCCCAACTTTGACCAGAGCACCTCGTGCCAACTGTCTCCAGCATATTATGATACGAAAGTAGGACAAATTTTGGTTAATGTTGACTACGCCATCAAGGCTCTTTGGCATGGAGCCAATATTCCTAGAGAAAATCGCATTCGCTTCTCTGAACTCTGGAGAAGCAGCATGGGTGTCGACTCAAATGGAGTGCCCCAGACAAAGAAAGATGTGTTTGCAGAGTTTCTCACTGCAG GTCTTCAGGACATCTCAGAGGATCCCTGTTACCAGGGCATATACAACATGGAAGTCAATGTGGATCCTACCTACGACCCCAACAgtgcagaggaggagaggctttTTTCCCAACACCAGGAGAGCATCCTGCTTAAGCTGACATCCTACCTGTCCTCTGTCCGACAGCACGGCAACCTGTTTGTGTTCGAGGGCGCCCACAGTCTGGCCAGTGTGGTGAGGCTGACTGAGGAAAGGCTGGAGCTGGCCACCTATCAGAGGCTGCAGCAGAGGCTGGGTCTACAAGCAGGCCTGGTTAGGGGCTGCTTGGAGAGGAAGGCAGAGGTGTGCAGAGACCTGGCTTACCTGCGCCTCCTCACTTTCCTGGTGCCCTTCCTGGTAGGGCTAAAGAAGAGGATGAAGATCCCAGACCTGGCGCAGATGCTTCCGGCTTACTCAG ATGATAAActgaagacagagagggaattACCACCATTGCTCCTTGGACCTGCGTTCGCCTGTAAACACTTTCCGTACAAGTCTGATGAGTATTTTCACCTTCACGGTGGGATTGAAATTGACATCGGAACCCCTCAGCTAGAGGAAGTCTCTGAGGAAACAAAG GAAACCTTTGCTGCACTGCAGAGTCTTGCAGTGGATCACCTAAGAGATCTGCTAAGTCAGGACACCACCTACAAAGAGCACTTCCCCGTACCAGTCCACAAGGTCAACGGCAATAA CTATCATGTGATCTCCATTGAGGTGGGCTCATTCTACCCTCAGCCTAACGTGGTTCCATGGTGGGAGGCCCTCAACACTGCCATCAAAACCCTGAGAGGGAAGAGATTGCCTCTCTCTGACGTCCAGCTGCATGAGCAGTTCAAGAAGACATTTGGCTACAAAAAGGCCATCAATTGCAAG AGTGTGCCATTTGGCCTGCGTGCTGCGGCAGAGCGTGGCCTATCCGCTGTGTTTTACTCGCTGTGCCGTCGGAACTCTCCATCTCACCTGGGAGTCCTGGACGAGCAGGGCTACTCCCTGCTGCACCACGCCGccaaacacaaccacactcaCATCATCTGCCAGCTGGCCACCACCGGGGTCAACCTCAACCAGAAAAGCAGTGGCAGGTTCAGCCGCACAG TGAAATCTGGAGGTGGCGGTGGGACCCCAAAAGAAGGAGCTG GTTCCACTCCCATGCACCTGGCTGCTCAGTGTGGTTCCCTGGAGGCCATCAGCTGTCTGCTGGCTCTGCAGGCCGACCACCGGCTAGTGGACCGCAGGGGCTGGATGGCTGTGCACTTTGCTGCCTACTACGGCCAGGTGGCCTGCATACAGGCCCTTTGCAGGAAAGACCCAGAGCTGGTGGAGATGCAAACCACTGCCGA GTACCGCAGCTGCCCGTTGCTCCTGACGGCCACATCTGGCTCCGTGGAGGCCCTGGACTACATGCTGTCCGCGGGAGCCaactggaggaggagggacagcAAGGGCAACGACGTCGTGCAGCTGGCCGCCCTCTACTTCCACCCCAAAGTCCTCAGGCACCTCATCTCGCTGGGCCTGCCGGACCTGCCTGTCTGGAAGATCCTCGTGG AGATGCTGCACAGCGAGGACCACCGCAGGCTGGAGATGGCCATCCGCTGCCTGGAAGCTCTGTGTGTCACGGCCAAGTCCTTCTGGAGGGATATCATGGATGCAG GAGGGATCCCGGCCCTGTTGGAGCTAATGCGCAGCACGAGACCAGCGCTACAACGTATGGCTGCCGCCGTGGTGTGTCACATCTCGGAGAGGACACCCGTGTGTGAGGCCCTGGTGCGCTATGGTGCCGTGCCGGTTCTGGTCAATCTGCTGGGCAGCCAGCAGGCCGAGCTCCACTCCCGCTGTGCCCTCATACTGGCAGACCTGGCAGGGCACAGTGACCAGTACCAGTCCCTCATAGCCCAGCAG GGTGGAGTGGCCCCGTTGGTGAGGCTCCTGGGCTCGGACCTACATGATGTGCTGGTGAACACTGTGCGGTGCATCAAGGCGCTGTGTGTCCGTAGCCCCGGCAATCAGACGGCCATGGCTTTGGCTGGGGGGATTCCACAACTTGTGGAGCTCTTGACTGTCAGATCAG TGTTGCAAGAGGAGGTGTGTGCGGCTCTGGCTGAGCTGGCTAAGGGACACCGGGAGAACCAGGACACCATCTGTGGAGTGGGCGCCGTGGCCCCGTTGGTGCTCATACTGCGGGGGAGGAAGATAGCCGCGCAGGTGACAGCAGCCAGAGCCCTGGAGGCCATCGCTGATCACAACCCTGCCATTCAGGCCCGCTTTCTGAAGAAGTCGGCCGCCAAGCACCTCCTACGACTCTTAAAG GTGTTCCAGGTGGAGGCGAGGGAGCAGGGGGCCGtctctctatgggccctggcagGACACACTCTGAAGCAACAGAGACTCATGGCAGAGCACATCGGCTACCACTTCATCCTCGagctcatcctctcctcctccgacAGGATGCAATATGTCG GCTGCCAGGCAGTTATAGCACTGAGCAGGGACAGTCGGAGCCACCAGGACGGGCTGTGTAAAGAAAATGGGGTGCCCCCGCTGGTTCGTCTACTACGGGGGTCCCGGACCACAGAGAGTACCCTCCTCAGCGTTATACGATCCCTGGGCATCCTGTGTATTG GAGGGGCACACACCAATAACCCAAACAGCCAGAGGGTCATAGCTGAGGAGCAAGCCATTCCAACTCTGTTAGAACTTGTGAAGCACCAAGAATCACTGCAGGTCAAG GTCCAAGTGGCTCAAACGCTGGCCTGTGTGCTTCTGGGAAACCAGGACCTACAAACAACCTTCTGGGAAAAAGAGGAGTTTACCTACGAAACAGTTCTAGAGTTGCTGCGAGTGCCAGATCAG CAGGACATCTGCCTGGAGGCTGGTTATGCCCTGTCTCTGTTTGCCTACAACAACACCACCCAGCAGGCAGCCATCCTGCAGAATGGTGGCATTCCCATAGCCATGTACGAGCCCTTCTTGAACTCCAGGAATGAGATGGAGAGGGCCAAAGCTGCTTTTCAG ATAGTTGTGCTGGCCAAAGTGAtcacagacacagaccaggtgACTCTGTCTGCCAGAGGGGTGACTGTCCTTGTAGACCTTCTGCAGTCCACTAATCCCAACACTGTGGTCCTGACAG CTCAGTTGCTAGCCAGTCTGGCTCACACCCGGGCAGGTATTCCTGATGCTATTGTCACCATGGGAGCTGTTGGTCACCTATGTGCTCACCTGTAttctgaggaggaagag GTGCGAACGGCATCTTCAAGTGCCCTCGGCTACCTCACCTTTAACCGTCACGCACATCGCCTCTTGTTGGTGGAATGTCGAAACACTCCATCTATGTACAACCTTTTGACCCAGCATCTCATCGAGGATGCCAAGATCTCACACATTTTTACTGCGGAGTTCGAAAGGCAGAAAATAGTGGGGCTGCCATCACTAAG TTTGGAGATAAATGGTGGCCCACCTGTTCCTCAGCGCAACAAAAAAG GTTTATCCAAAAAGACAAGCCGCGCTCCTGGCCTGTCAGTGTCTGCAGGCCACTTTGGGAGGACCAGCTCGGCTCCAGTTCTCCAGCTTCAACCCCAGAGGAGCAGGACAGCCAACCCCAAGGTTAGGCTGCAGGGAGAGGGGCCAACCCATAGCTCCCAGCCCACCCTGGAGTCACTGAGGCTGGATAAGGACAGCCAGTGGCCCCGGCAAAAGCAGTGA